Genomic window (Aquimarina sp. BL5):
ATTTACGGGTAGAACTGGATTCACGGGAGCTACCGGAAGAATAGGATTTACAGGGAGAACTGGATTCACTGGAGCTACCGGACGTACAGGATTTACAGGGAGAACTGGGTTCACTGGTGCTACTGGACGTACAGGATTTACGGGTAGAACTGGGTTCACTGGAGCTACTGGACGTACAGGATTTACGGGTAGAACTGGGTTCACTGGAGCGACTGGACGTACAGGATTTACGGGTAGAACTGGGTTCACTGGAGCTACTGGAAGAACAGGATTCACAGGTAGAACAGGATTCACTGGTGCTACCGGAAGAACAGGATTCACAGGTAGAACTGGGTTCACTGGAGCTACTGGAAGAACAGGATTCACAGGTAGAACTGGATTCACTGGAGCGACTGGAAGAACAGGATTTACAGGGAGAACTGGATTCACTGGAGCGACTGGAAGAACAGGATTTACAGGGAGAACTGGATTCACTGGAGCGACTGGAAGAACAGGATTTACAGGGAGAACTGGATTCACGGGAGCTACTGGAAGAACAGGGTTCACAGGTAGAACTGGATTCACTGGTGCTACCGGACGTACAGGATTCACAGGTAGAACCGGATTCACTGGAGCTACTGGACGTACAGGATTTACGGGTAGAACTGGGTTCACTGGTGCTACTGGACGTACAGGATTTACGGGTAGAACTGGGTTCACTGGAGCTACTGGACGTACAGGATTTACGGGTAGAACTGGGTTCACTGGAGCTACTGGACGTACAGGATTTACGGGTAGAACTGGGTTCACTGGAGCTACTGGAAGAACAGGATTCACAGGTAGAACAGGATTCACTGGTGCTACCGGAAGAACAGGATTCACAGGTAGAACTGGGTTCACTGGAGCTACTGGAAGAACAGGATTCACAGGTAGAACAGGATTCACTGGTAATACTGGAAGAACAGGATTTACAGGTAGAACAGGATTCACTGGAGCTACTGGAAGAACAGGATTTACAGGTAGAACAGGATTCACTGGAGCTACCGGACGTACAGGATTTACGGGTAGAACTGGATTCACGGGAGCTACCGGAAGAACAGGATTTACGGGTAGAACTGGATTCACTGGAGCGACTGGAAGAACAGGATTTACAGGGAGAACAGGTTTCACTGGAGCTACTGGAAGAACAGGATTTACAGGTAGAACAGGATTCACTGGAGCTACCGGACGTACAGGATTTACGGGTAGAACAGGATTCACTGGAGCTACCGGACGTACAGGATTTACGGGTAGAACTGGATTCACTGGGGCTACTGGACGTACAGGATTTACGGGTAGAACAGGATTCACTGGAGCTACTGGAAGAACAGGATTTACAGGGAGAACTGGGTTCACTGGAGCTACTGGAAGAACAGGATTTACAGGTAGAACTGGGTTCACTGGTGCTACCGGAAGAACAGGATTTACGGGTAGAACTGGATTCACTGGGGCTACTGGACGTACAGGATTTACGGGTAGAACTGGATTCACTGGAGCGACTGGAAGAACAGGATTTACAGGGAGAACTGGATTCACGGGAGCTACTGGAAGAACAGGGTTCACAGGTAGAACTGGATTCACTGGTGCTACCGGACGTACAGGATTCACAGGTAGAACCGGATTCACTGGTGCTACCGGAAGAACAGGATTTACAGGTAGAACAGGATTCACCGGAGCTACTGGAAGAACAGGATTTACGGGTAGAACTGGATTCACTGGCGCTACCGGAAGAACAGGATTTACAGGTAGAACAGGTTTCACTGGAGCTACTGGAAGAACAGGGTTTACGGGTAGAACTGGATTCACTGGAGCTACTGGACGTACAGGATTTACGGGTAGAACTGGGTTCACTGGGGCTACTGGAAGAACAGGATTTACGGGTAGAACTGGGGTCACTGGAGCTACTGGAAGAACAGGATTTACAGGTAGAACAGGATTCACTGGAGCTACTGGAAGAACAGGGTTCACAGGTAGAACTGGATTCACTGGTGCTACCGGACGTACAGGATTCACAGGTAGAACCGGATTCACTGGAGCTACCGGACGTACAGGGTTTACAGGGAGAACAGGATTCACTGGTGCTACTGGACGTACAGGATTTACGGGTAGAACTGGGTTCACTGGAGCTACTGGACGTACAGGATTTACAGGGAGAACAGGATTCACTGGGGCTACCGGAAGAACAGGATTTACAGGGAGAACAGGATTCACTGGGGCTACTGGAAGAACAGGATTTACGGGTAGAACTGGATTCACTGGAGCTACTGGACGTACAGGATTCACTGGGGCTACCGGAAGAACAGGATTTACAGGGAGAACAGGATTCACTGGAGCTACTGGAAGAACTGGATTTACAGGGAGAACAGGATTCACTGGTGCTACTGGAAGAACAGGATTTACAGGGAGAACAGGATTCACTGGAGCTACCGGAAGAACAGGATTTACAGGTAGAACTGGATTCACTGGAGCTACTGGAAGAACAGGATTTACAGGGAGAACCGGATTCACTGGAGCTACTGGACGTACAGGATTTACAGGGAGAACAGGATTCACTGGAGCTACTGGAAGAACAGGATTTACGGGTAGAACTGGATTCACTGGAGCTACTGGAAGAACAGGATTTACAGGGAGAACAGGATTCACTGGAGCTACTGGAAGAACAGGATTTACGGGTAGAACTGGATTCACTGGGGCGACTGGACGTACAGGATTTACAGGGAGAACAGGATTCACTGGAGCTACTGGAAGAACAGGATTTACGGGTAGAACTGGATTCACTGGGGCGACTGGACGTACAGGATTTACGGGTAGAACGGGATTCACTGGGGCTACTGGAAGAACAGGATTTACAGGTAGAACAGGGTTCACTGGAGCTACCGGAAGAACAGGATTTACAGGGAGAACTGGATTCACTGGAGCTACTGGAAGAACAGGATTCACAGGGAGAACTGGATTCACTGGAGCTACCGGAAGAACAGGATTTACGGGTAGAACAGGTTTCACTGGAGCTACTGGAAGAACAGGATTTACGGGTAGAACAGGTTTCACTGGAGCTACTGGAAGAACAGGATTTACAGGTAGAACAGGATTCACTGGGGCTACCGGAAGAACAGGATTTACAGGGAGAACAGGATTCACTGGGGCTACCGGAAGAACAGGATTTACAGGGAGAACAGGATTCACTGGAGCTACTGGAAGAACAGGATTTACAGGTAGAACTGGGTTCACTGGGGCTACTGGAAGAACAGGATTTACAGGGAGAACTGGGTTCACTGGAGCTACCGGAAGAACAGGTTTCACAGGGAGAACAGGATTCACTGGGGCTACCGGAAGAACAGGATTTACAGGGGCTACTGGAAATCAAGGACCTAACACATTTGAATATAATTTCAACACTTCAACTTCAGGAAATGTAATTGCAGGTGAATATCGATTTGACTCTGCTAATTATAATACCACAACTCAAATAGTTATTCATCCTGATGATTTAAATGGCATAACAACCGATGCTTTTATACAAAATTTAGAAACAAACTCTGCTATATTAGTTAGGGATCCAGCTAATCTATCGAATTTTGTTACTTATACTGTAGATTCATTACCTACATTTAATGGAACTAATTGGGAGATTGATGTTACTTTCGAAGATGTAACTACTGGCTTACCATTACCAGGCAGTGGAGATACTAGATATATCAACTTTACTCCTGCTGGAGCACCAGGAGACCCGTCCACAGACAATCAAAATGCATCTGAAGTTCCATTAAGTCCTAACATAGATGTAGATAATGATGGTACAGATGAGACGAATGTTCAAGAAGCGTTAACAGATCTAGCCGCCTTACCTAAGATATGGGCAGCAGGTAGACATGGAGCTGATGAATTAAGTGGGACCGCTTCTAAATCAGTTTATAATGCAACCATTACTCGTGTAAGTCAAGGATTGTTTGATATTACGTTCCCTGATATTGGAAGCACTAATTACATTATACAGATAACACCTGAAGATTGTGGTGGTAACTGCCCCGATAACGGAGGAGCTGGCTACGATGATCCTACTGTTGGATATATCGCTTCTACTATTTCCTCAACTGGATTTAGAATAAGAGCAGGGGATAATGATAATGGTACTACGAACTTAGACTTAGCCGATCTAGGGTTTATGTTTACAGTCATTAGATTACCTTAATTAAAAAGTATTTTATTGTAGTTATTAATTTAAAAAGCCAATAGATCAAATTTTTCAAAATCAGGATATGAAAAAAATATTTTGTTATTTATTATTTATTTTTTGTATATCTAATTTAGATGCACAAATTGATGCTGGTAATTTACTAGGTCTTCCGGCGGCTACAGATTTTACAGAAATCAATGGGATAGTAGGTCCACAAATAGGAGCAATAGTATATAATCTTGATGATGATCAAGTATACCGTTTTACTAGTACCGGATGGCAAGTTATTAATGGTGAGAATATATATAGCGTTGATGGAACTCTTACAGGGAATAGAACGGTTGACATGGTTGGAAATCAGTTAAATTTTGATAGCGATGCTGATAGTGGATCCACACTAACCCTTAGAAGAACTAATAACGCTAACCAGATTGGCATTGCATTTAGAAATTCAGGGAATGCCTACCCCACCACTATTTCGTTGGGTACTACAACCAGTGGAAACTCTAATGGTTTAGATTTTTATGCCGGAGGTAATGTTTCAGTTGCAAACACGCTAACTAAAACTCTTGCACTTCAAAATAACAATCAAATCCAATTTTCTCAGTACGGATCGGATACTTTCTTAAATAACACTCCATTCAGATTTTTGGGAGTTGAAACAGATGGCGATGTAGTTGAAGTTAATCCAACAACCATAGGGACAGATGATCAAAACGCTTCTGAAGTTCCCTTAGTAACAAATATTGATGTAAATGGAGTCTCTACGGATCCATCTCCAGCTGATGAAACAAACGTGGAAGAAGCTATTCAAGCAATTGCCCCGATAACATCTAAAGCAGGAAGAGTGTTTTATCCTCCATCTATTCAGATTGATGCTTCTACAAATGGTACTTTTTCAATCAATTTATATAATGAATATGTTGCCCAGCATACGGGAGCAGGAATTATAAGATCAGAAACAAATGGAAGTCCAGCACCGGGAGGAACAGCTGCTCCTGATATACCGATTTATAACGCTGACGAGCTTTATTATTATGTAACCTTTGCAGACCCAACAGTATTTGATAATATAAGGATTGATGGAGATACTGGCGAAATGACCTTTGACATTGTTGGACGACCCATCGATTTTAATTCATTAATCAATGTAGTATTTGTAGTAAAATAATTTAGCAGATTAGTCCAATGAAACTAACAAACCACATACACTTTCTGCTTTTAGTATTGCTAATGGTTTCACCAAATATTAAAGTGTTTGGTCAGGATACATTTTTGGATAATTTTAGTCCAGCCAATTATACTGGAAATGATGGAACACAAAATTGGAATGGAGGTTGGACAGAAAATGATTTTGGTACTGCCAATTCTCCTACTACTGGGAGGATACAAATTGACAATAATAGATTAAGATTCAGAAATTTTGATTCACAATTTAACCTATTTATTCTAAGAGATGTAGACTTATCTGCATATTCTGCTGCTGTATTAACATTTGATTATGACAGATCAAGTGGTGGAGATGAAAGCGTTGGAGCTTTCTTTCTTAATACAGCCACTGGATTTTATGATTTTGCCATTGGGACTCCAACCAGTGGAGGAAATACTGGAAGTCTAAGCTTTACTATTCCTGCAGCTTATATTAATGCAAGTTCATCATTACTTTTCTTTTCTAATAGTGGAAATTGGGGTGGTACCGAAACGGTTTTTATTGATAATGTTCTTATTACGGCAACCGGATCTACTCCAGAGATATCCATTGACGATGTAACAGTCAATGAAGATGCTGGAACATTAGATTTTACAGTTACACATACTGGTGGAACTACTTCAGGAAGTTTTACTATAGATTATAGTGCAACCAATATATCAACTGTGGGAGCAGATTTTAATGGTAGTACATCAGGTACTATTACATTTACTGGAACAAGCTTAGGTACCCAAACCATTTCTATTCCTATCTTGGATGATACACTAGCTGAACCTGCGGAAACTTTTTCAGTAAATCTAAGCAACCCAAGTGATGGCTCGGTATCCATAACAGACTCTCAGGGAATTGGAACAATTAATGCCAGTGATGCTATATCCATAACTATCAATGATGTTTCGGTTAATGAAGCGGCTGGTACGGCTACTTTTACAGTCACCTCATCCGGAGGTTCTTTGACAGGGGGATATTCCATTGATTATGCCACGGCAGATAATACTGCAACCACAGCCGGTAATGACTACACTAGTACTTCCTCTCCTCCTTCCCTAACCTTCGCAGGAACTCTTGGAGAAACTCAAACAATTACTGTACCTATTCTGGATGATACTATTTTTGAAGGAGATGAAACATATTTTGTAAATCTAAATAATTCAAGCAACCCTCTGGTCACAATAACTGACATTCAAGGAATAGGAACAATAGAAGACAATGAAGCTGGAGTCAGTATCAATGATATATCTGTTAATGAAAACGCGGGTAATGCAACTTTTACTGTTACTCTAACAGGAATCATACCAGGTGGCTTTACTTTAGAATATGCCACAGCTGATGCCTCTGCCACAGACCCTGAGGATTACGCAGGAACTACAAGTCCTAACCCTATTTTGACATTTACGGGAACTGATGGAGAAACTCAAACTATAACTATTCAAATAATAGATGACACAGATTTAGAAGGTAATGAAACTTTTTTCGTTAACCTGAGCAACGCAAATAGTGTTTTAGTCAACGTCACTGATTCGCAAGGGATAGGAACAATAATTGATGACGAACTTCCCTTTATTATCACGGACACAATTACAGATAACACCTGTAGCGGGATTTTTGTGGATAGCGGTTCAATTAATGGTCTCTACAGTAATAATGAATCAATTACCTATACCTTATGCCCGGACACTCCCGGTAGTTCGGTTGTGTTAAATTTCACTTCGTTTGACGTAGAAAACACCTTTGATTTTTTACAAGTGTATGAAGGAACAACAACGACAACTTTAATAGATAGTTATAACAATGGTAATATACCAACCACCATAATATCTTCTGACCCTTCGGGCTGTTTAACGTTTATTTTTTCCTCTGATGGTTCTGTAGTAGGAAATGGGTGGCAAGCAAATATATCTTGTACTAATGCTGGAAATAGTTTGGTTACATTGAATGATATAACTGTAAACGAAAATGCAGGAACAGCGACATTTACAGCTACTTTTTCCGGAGGTAGCATTCCAGGTGGATTTAGCGTAGATTATACAACTATCGATGATACTGCTTATGCAGATTCTGATTTCGTTTCTACTTCTGGAACCTTAAATTTTTCAGGAACACCAGGAGAGACACAAACTATTACAGTTCCTATCATAAATAATATTTTTGCTGAAAATACAGAGACCTTTTTCTTAAATTTAAATAATCCCTCTACAACAGTAGGATTAATTAGTGGAATTGGAACTATATTAGATGATGGAGACCCTGCTTTAGGTAATGATGTGCCACTTACGCTCTTTGATGACTTTAATGGATACTATGATTATGCATTAACTGCAGGAACTCTTAGAACAGCTGATGAAGGAGTAGATCCGTGTGCAATTACTACTACTTCTTCTAATACGCTTACGACACCTATACTTGCCGGTTCTACAATCGAAAAGGCATATTTAACCTGGGGACATTCTGGTCTGGCAGCGGATGATGTAGTTACGTTCCAAGGACAATCCGTTACTGCTGACGTGGTCAATACAGCATTTGGCTTTTATTATGGAATGGTGAGTGATGTTACCTCTATAATTAATAGTCTTCCTGACCCTTCTGGAGCTACATATACTTTTACAGACCTGGTAATTGATAACGGTCCATCTTATTGTGGTTCTGTAGTTTTTGGAGGATGGTCTTTATATATATTCTACACGAATCCTTCTTTACCTGCGGTTAGTATTAACATGTATAATGGTTTTGATGCCCAAGGAGGTGGAACAACAATAGAAACATCAAGTTATACTCTTGATGGCTTCTTTGCTATTGGTTCTACAGGTTCTAAAACCTCTGTATTATCTTGGGAAGGAGATCCTACTAGAACAGGAAATGAAATTATATCTGTAACTACAGGTTCAGGAACTACCAACTTAACAGGAGATGGTAACAATTCACCTGCTCTAGCCAATGTTTTTAATTCTACGATATATGATGACACCGCAAGCCCGGTCATCAACGATTCATCCTTATTTGGTTTTGACTTAGATACCTATAATATATCATCACTTATTGCTCAAGGTGAAACTACAGCAACAACAAATATCCAAACGCAAGGTGATTTTTTAATCCTAAATTCTGTATTACTAAAAGTACCGAGTAATTTAATGACAGGTACTGTTTTTGAAGACATTAATTATCCAGGAGGTGCAGGTAGAGACCTAGCATCATCTTCTGGTGTAGGAATAGAAGGAGTCATTGTAGAGTTATATGATAATACAGGTACTTTTGTAGATTCTGATGTTACTGATGTAAATGGAGATTATAATATTGGTGGTATGGCCAATGGCACGTACACGCTACGTGTGGTAAATAATACTGTAAGGTCAACCAGAGGAGGTGGAGCTGCATGTACAACCTGTTTGCCTATCCAGACATTTAGATCAGATTATACAGCCAGTACTTTGGGAACCATAACCAATGAAATTGGTGGTGCTAACCCTGCAGGTGAAGATGACGCTGCTGGAACACTTACCGCCAATGCACAAACAATTTCTACAATCACAATAACGAATGAAGGAGCCGTTGATATAGATTTTGGCTTTAACTTTAATACCATCGTAAATACTAATGGAGATGGGCAGGGCTCATTAGACCAATTTATTATAAATTCTAATAATCTCGATGAAACGGGATTAGACATTGAAGTACATCCAAATGATGCTGTACTTAATCCTTTGGCTGGAGAAGATACTTCAATATTTAATATACCAATCACTGATCTCGGATATATTTCTGCTGATGGATATTTTGATATCATCCTTGATTCTGGGAATTTACCTATTATTGCTTCTAATAACACCAAAATTGATGGACGAACTCAAACAGCTTTTTCTGGAGATACTAATACAGGTACTGTGGGATCTGGAAGTACAGCGGTCGGAACCACCGCTACCCTCCTCCCTGATTACAATAGGCCAGAAATTCAGGTGAGAAGTGATTTTGGAGATGTTTTTATAATACAAGCTAATGATATAGGCATCAGAAACATAGCTGTTTATGGTGGTAATAGAAGATCAATTCGACAAGATTCAGGAACAGGAAATCTTATCTTGGAGAATTTCTTAGGTGTAAATGCTCTAGGAGTTAGAGGTGTTGTTGGCGTAGGAAGTTATAGCGATGATGGTTTCGAAATTAATGGAGGAACAGCTGTTATCGATAGCAATTATATCTCTGAAAATACAGATTTCGGAATCTCCGTAAATGGAGGTACTTCAACACTTATTCAAAACAATCACATTACTAATAACGGCTTTAGAGCCTGTGAATATAATATCAGGATAAATAATGGTAGCGGAGTTACTATACAAAACAACCTTATTGATAGTTCAGCTTCAACTGGAATTTTTGATAATCAAGGTAATGTAACGATAACAGAAAACACAATAACTACAGCAGGTAGTAATACTGGTTGTGCACAACTTAGCGGTATCAATTTAGCACAAAATAATTCGTCAGTTACCAATAACATTATTAATGCTAATGCAGGGTCTGGTATTGCTTTGACTGGTGGTACAACCTCAGGAAATCTAATTTCGCAAAACTCTATTTATGCAAATGGAACGTTTGCAGATGCTCTTGGTATTGATATTTCGGATGATGGAGTTACCATTAATGATACTGGTGATGCGGATACAGGCCCTAACGGAAGTTTTAACTTTCCAGTTTTTGAATCTGCATCCATCTCAGGAACTAATTTAAAGTTAGTGGGATGGGCACGTCCCGGAGCAATTATTGAGGTTTTTATAAGTGATATTAGTCTGGGCGCTACCATTGGAGACAATACAGTGGGTGCTGGCATTACACAAGATTATGGTGAAGGACAGACCTATCTTGGAACAATTACAGAAGGAAGTGGCACTGATACTGATGGGACTAGCACACTATATAGCGATGTTGATGGAAATACTGATACTACGAATAGATTTAATATAACATTATCACTCAGCTCCTCCATTCCTTTAGGGAGCCTAATTACAGCAACAGCAACCGAAGCAAGTACTAATTCCACTTCAGAATTTGGAAGTACATTTACCGTTAGGGCAGGGACAGTTATTACCAATAGAAGAATCACATATAGGGTTAAGCCAAACTAAACTTATAGAACAAAAAAATAATATTATATTTAGCTAACCAAAACCTACCCAGAAGTATAACCCATATATCAAATAAGAATATAAACTATTAAAAATCGTCATAATGAAAAATCTTCAATCCGAAATCAATTTATTTTTTAAGAGTATCTATTGATATCGTAAAAAATAATAAGGGAAAAAATCATTAACCACAAAGCCCTTATTATTCTTACTACAAAACGTAATTTTCGAAATAAATGTCTTTTATCGTCAATAAAATGCATTTAATCGATAAAATATGTCATTTCGCCTGTAATAAACATTTATTTCGAAAAAAAATGTTATTTTTACCTCATAATAATTACGGTTAAAACGTAAAATTTGCCCCAACAAATTATGCAAAAATATTTTTTACTCTTATTCCTACTAATCGCCTCGACTTTATTTAGTCAACAAGCCTTTCATAACTATGGAGATATTCAAATACATGATGAAGGTCAAATAGGGTTTCATTTAGATTTAATAAACGATGGAGGTTTTGATCAAAATGTTGGCTTTACTGGTTTCTATAATCAAAATAGCTTAACAATTTCTGGAACTAATCGTCCTATTTTCTATGATATGGAAATTGATGTATTAAATGATTTATTTCTAGAAGTTGCCGTAGGAGTTAATAATTTTCAAGAGTTTACAAATGGAAGAGTTTTTACTCCGAGAGATCAAATAAATGTTTCTTTAGATTATCTTAATGACGCTCCTTATTTAGGAGAAAATAATGATCGTTACGTGGATGGTTACGCTACTATTACCGGTGAACTTGATTTTTCTTTTCCTATCGGTGATGATTTTCGTCACAGACCTGCACGGATAGAGAGTCAAGCAGCTAACAATACTGCTCGAGCAGCTTATTTCTTCGAAAACCCTAATTTCCCAAACTTCTTCTCTGATAACTTTGATACCAATAGTTTTGGAGATTTATTATTTGGTATTAGCATTTTTGAATTTTGGGACGTAGACGGAGATCAAGAGACAAGAGTAACGCTCACGTGGGATACTAATAGTAATATACCAACATTAGTAAATGACTTATCTGATCTAAGAGTTGTAGGATGGGATCCTAATTTAGAACAATGGGTTAATTTAGGAAACACTATTGTTACAGGAGATCTTGATACAGGGGAAATCACTTCAGAATTAATAGTTCCTGATAATTACGTTGCTCTTACATTTGGCACCTCTGGTATTATATTAGATGGAGACTTAGAAATTTTTACCGCTGTTTCGCCAAATGGAGATGGATTTAATGATACGTTTGTTATACAAGGACTAACGCAATTTCCAGATAACGAATTGTTTATATACAATCGTTGGGGTGTATTGGTCTATAGCCGAAAAGCGTATCACGAAGTTCAACAAACTTCTGAAGCTTTTAATGGTATTTCTCAAGGTCGAGCAACTATTGCAAAAGGAGAAGAGTTACCAGTAGGAACTTATTACTATGTTTTAAATATTAAAGGAACAAAAGATAGAGCAGGATATCTTTATGTCAATAGGTAGATTCCCGACCGCTATCTATTTGTGTTTTAAATCAAAAAACGTTTCTTCACTAGG
Coding sequences:
- a CDS encoding S-layer family protein — its product is MKLTNHIHFLLLVLLMVSPNIKVFGQDTFLDNFSPANYTGNDGTQNWNGGWTENDFGTANSPTTGRIQIDNNRLRFRNFDSQFNLFILRDVDLSAYSAAVLTFDYDRSSGGDESVGAFFLNTATGFYDFAIGTPTSGGNTGSLSFTIPAAYINASSSLLFFSNSGNWGGTETVFIDNVLITATGSTPEISIDDVTVNEDAGTLDFTVTHTGGTTSGSFTIDYSATNISTVGADFNGSTSGTITFTGTSLGTQTISIPILDDTLAEPAETFSVNLSNPSDGSVSITDSQGIGTINASDAISITINDVSVNEAAGTATFTVTSSGGSLTGGYSIDYATADNTATTAGNDYTSTSSPPSLTFAGTLGETQTITVPILDDTIFEGDETYFVNLNNSSNPLVTITDIQGIGTIEDNEAGVSINDISVNENAGNATFTVTLTGIIPGGFTLEYATADASATDPEDYAGTTSPNPILTFTGTDGETQTITIQIIDDTDLEGNETFFVNLSNANSVLVNVTDSQGIGTIIDDELPFIITDTITDNTCSGIFVDSGSINGLYSNNESITYTLCPDTPGSSVVLNFTSFDVENTFDFLQVYEGTTTTTLIDSYNNGNIPTTIISSDPSGCLTFIFSSDGSVVGNGWQANISCTNAGNSLVTLNDITVNENAGTATFTATFSGGSIPGGFSVDYTTIDDTAYADSDFVSTSGTLNFSGTPGETQTITVPIINNIFAENTETFFLNLNNPSTTVGLISGIGTILDDGDPALGNDVPLTLFDDFNGYYDYALTAGTLRTADEGVDPCAITTTSSNTLTTPILAGSTIEKAYLTWGHSGLAADDVVTFQGQSVTADVVNTAFGFYYGMVSDVTSIINSLPDPSGATYTFTDLVIDNGPSYCGSVVFGGWSLYIFYTNPSLPAVSINMYNGFDAQGGGTTIETSSYTLDGFFAIGSTGSKTSVLSWEGDPTRTGNEIISVTTGSGTTNLTGDGNNSPALANVFNSTIYDDTASPVINDSSLFGFDLDTYNISSLIAQGETTATTNIQTQGDFLILNSVLLKVPSNLMTGTVFEDINYPGGAGRDLASSSGVGIEGVIVELYDNTGTFVDSDVTDVNGDYNIGGMANGTYTLRVVNNTVRSTRGGGAACTTCLPIQTFRSDYTASTLGTITNEIGGANPAGEDDAAGTLTANAQTISTITITNEGAVDIDFGFNFNTIVNTNGDGQGSLDQFIINSNNLDETGLDIEVHPNDAVLNPLAGEDTSIFNIPITDLGYISADGYFDIILDSGNLPIIASNNTKIDGRTQTAFSGDTNTGTVGSGSTAVGTTATLLPDYNRPEIQVRSDFGDVFIIQANDIGIRNIAVYGGNRRSIRQDSGTGNLILENFLGVNALGVRGVVGVGSYSDDGFEINGGTAVIDSNYISENTDFGISVNGGTSTLIQNNHITNNGFRACEYNIRINNGSGVTIQNNLIDSSASTGIFDNQGNVTITENTITTAGSNTGCAQLSGINLAQNNSSVTNNIINANAGSGIALTGGTTSGNLISQNSIYANGTFADALGIDISDDGVTINDTGDADTGPNGSFNFPVFESASISGTNLKLVGWARPGAIIEVFISDISLGATIGDNTVGAGITQDYGEGQTYLGTITEGSGTDTDGTSTLYSDVDGNTDTTNRFNITLSLSSSIPLGSLITATATEASTNSTSEFGSTFTVRAGTVITNRRITYRVKPN
- a CDS encoding gliding motility-associated C-terminal domain-containing protein, with amino-acid sequence MQKYFLLLFLLIASTLFSQQAFHNYGDIQIHDEGQIGFHLDLINDGGFDQNVGFTGFYNQNSLTISGTNRPIFYDMEIDVLNDLFLEVAVGVNNFQEFTNGRVFTPRDQINVSLDYLNDAPYLGENNDRYVDGYATITGELDFSFPIGDDFRHRPARIESQAANNTARAAYFFENPNFPNFFSDNFDTNSFGDLLFGISIFEFWDVDGDQETRVTLTWDTNSNIPTLVNDLSDLRVVGWDPNLEQWVNLGNTIVTGDLDTGEITSELIVPDNYVALTFGTSGIILDGDLEIFTAVSPNGDGFNDTFVIQGLTQFPDNELFIYNRWGVLVYSRKAYHEVQQTSEAFNGISQGRATIAKGEELPVGTYYYVLNIKGTKDRAGYLYVNR